In Dehalobacter sp. 12DCB1, one genomic interval encodes:
- a CDS encoding L7Ae/L30e/S12e/Gadd45 family ribosomal protein — MTPKILSLLGMARRAGKISSGESQVEAFLKKQKGSLLIMAEDSPGSIKKYSQWANDLHIPVIICGTKQELGEAVGLSPRALILIMDDGFAKAIIRLGDTPENERV; from the coding sequence TTGACACCCAAAATATTATCATTGCTTGGAATGGCAAGGAGAGCCGGGAAAATTTCTTCTGGAGAATCACAAGTTGAAGCGTTTTTAAAAAAACAAAAGGGCTCATTATTGATTATGGCAGAAGATTCACCCGGCTCTATCAAGAAGTACAGTCAATGGGCCAATGATCTCCATATTCCGGTTATAATCTGCGGCACGAAACAAGAACTCGGGGAGGCTGTTGGATTATCACCAAGAGCACTTATACTGATTATGGATGACGGTTTCGCTAAAGCAATCATCAGGTTGGGGGACACACCTGAAAATGAGCGAGTTTAA
- a CDS encoding DUF448 domain-containing protein: MKVRKIPLRMCLGCQEMKPKKELLRIVKTPEGVLEFDPSSKKNGRGAYLCQCPDCLIKALKQNRFEKTFGIKPTKEMLAEIERQMNSS; encoded by the coding sequence ATGAAGGTAAGAAAAATCCCTCTGCGCATGTGTCTTGGCTGCCAGGAAATGAAACCCAAAAAAGAATTATTGAGAATCGTAAAAACACCTGAGGGAGTTTTGGAATTTGATCCTTCTTCCAAGAAAAATGGGCGTGGAGCTTACCTTTGCCAGTGCCCGGATTGTCTGATAAAGGCTCTGAAACAAAACCGTTTTGAAAAAACTTTTGGCATCAAACCCACCAAAGAAATGCTGGCTGAAATTGAAAGGCAGATGAATTCTTCTTGA
- a CDS encoding PolC-type DNA polymerase III codes for MSTAAVKLEATPFYQGLPSDISMRLDTFLNYILLERVEIVPEQRKWILHLSLSRPVQEEILGLLTESLKKRLNSGNENNGITIEIKTKMSPNFTLEMLCQEHWLQIIQDIHEKVPSLKVWLNASVKYEVVNNRLTFFVPSMMAMEYCQLKQDSLESFFRQKYDLDTRIFWEIEETAAEEEIYFDAEKEEQKYVEEILSQKPDEKKEKKEQNAVLLGREIKGMPVLLADIHDEEKQVIVEGEVCETEIRLLKSGRQLLSFGLTDKTNSIGCKLFFDEGKKPLEINKGDWLRVKGSVQFDRYTTELTLMPRDMMTVLKTSKPDLAEEKRVELHLHTKHSEMDGVSSIQSMVKRAGEWGHTAIAVTDHGVVQAFPDAAEAGKKYGVKIIYGMEGYLVEDGGTNPVELSRSRSFHIIILAKDYTGLKNLYKLVTASHMEYFHRRPRIPRSLLDAHREGLILGSACESGELMRAILQKKDAAEIKKIASYYDYLEIQPLGNNRFMLKNGEVSNEQELIDMNRHIVSLSKELGIPVAATCDVHFLDKEDEVYRRILMAGKGFADADEQAPLYFRSTDEMLKEFAYLDDEDAYRAVVTTPRMIAEQVAEIKPFPDDFFEPKIEGAADKIRDMTITRAYELYGNPLPETVQKTLNKELDSIIGNGFAVLYLIAHLLVKRSNEDGYLVGSRGSVGSSLVATFTGITEVNPLPPHYRCANPECLYSEFVTDGITGAGVDLPDKVCPQCGRELVKDGHDIPFETFLGFKGDKVPDIDLNFSGEYQPRAMKYTEEIFGKENVFRAGTISTIAEKTAYGFVKNYLEERKVKYNQTELNRLVSGCTGVKRTTGQHPGGLMVIPKECDVFDFTPLQRPANDTTSDIITTHFDYHSISGRLTKLDLLGHDDPTSIKMLEDLTGLDAKKIRLDDAQTLSLFSSTDALGVNAEEIGSTTGTLGIPEFGTKFVRQMLEDTKPSSFSHLVRISGLSHGTNVWVGNAQDLVLNGTADISNIIACRDDIMIYLIQMGLNSSHAFKIMESVRKGKGLKDEDIEAMKKQNVPDWYMDSCQKISYMFPKAHAVAYVTMAFRIAWFKINYPEAFYATFFTVRADEFDAELICSGVKKCRETIKEIAAKGNNATAKDKNLQTILEIAVEMYCRKIKLRKVDLWESDAVRFQVTPNGLLPPLSSLQGVGETAAASLVKLRAQGAIKSVEDIQARSNGKISKTVIETLQQHGCLEGLPDKNQLSLF; via the coding sequence GTGTCAACTGCGGCGGTCAAACTGGAAGCAACACCTTTTTATCAGGGATTACCAAGTGATATCAGCATGAGGCTGGATACTTTTCTAAATTATATATTGCTGGAGAGGGTGGAGATTGTTCCTGAACAAAGAAAGTGGATACTCCATCTTTCTTTATCCCGTCCGGTCCAGGAAGAAATTCTGGGTCTCTTAACTGAATCCTTAAAGAAAAGATTAAATAGTGGGAACGAAAATAACGGAATCACGATTGAGATAAAAACAAAAATGTCCCCCAATTTCACCCTAGAGATGCTTTGTCAAGAACATTGGCTGCAAATCATTCAGGATATTCACGAGAAGGTGCCTTCCCTTAAGGTCTGGCTGAATGCTTCCGTAAAATACGAGGTTGTTAATAACAGACTGACCTTCTTCGTTCCGAGTATGATGGCAATGGAATATTGTCAGCTGAAACAGGATAGTCTGGAAAGCTTCTTTCGGCAGAAATATGATCTGGATACAAGGATCTTCTGGGAAATTGAAGAGACTGCCGCCGAAGAAGAAATCTATTTCGACGCGGAAAAAGAAGAGCAAAAGTATGTAGAGGAAATCCTGTCCCAAAAGCCTGACGAGAAAAAAGAGAAGAAAGAGCAGAATGCTGTTTTGCTTGGCAGAGAGATAAAGGGTATGCCGGTTCTGTTGGCCGATATTCATGACGAGGAGAAACAGGTCATTGTAGAGGGTGAGGTCTGCGAAACAGAAATCAGACTATTAAAAAGCGGGCGTCAATTATTGTCGTTCGGTCTGACAGACAAGACAAACTCGATAGGCTGCAAGCTGTTCTTTGATGAAGGGAAAAAACCTCTGGAAATCAATAAAGGTGACTGGCTCAGAGTGAAAGGGTCCGTGCAGTTCGACCGGTATACGACCGAGCTGACGTTGATGCCAAGGGATATGATGACTGTTTTGAAGACGTCCAAGCCGGATCTTGCGGAAGAAAAACGGGTTGAACTGCATCTGCACACCAAGCATTCGGAAATGGATGGTGTTTCATCGATCCAAAGCATGGTGAAGCGAGCCGGTGAGTGGGGACATACCGCGATTGCTGTAACAGATCACGGAGTCGTCCAGGCCTTTCCGGATGCAGCTGAAGCCGGAAAAAAATACGGTGTCAAAATCATCTATGGCATGGAAGGCTATTTGGTCGAGGATGGCGGAACGAATCCGGTTGAGTTGAGCCGCAGCCGTTCTTTTCATATTATTATTCTGGCCAAGGATTATACCGGCTTAAAAAATCTGTATAAACTTGTTACCGCTTCCCATATGGAGTATTTCCACAGACGTCCCCGTATTCCGCGTTCGCTGCTTGATGCCCACAGGGAAGGTTTGATCCTTGGTTCGGCCTGCGAATCAGGAGAACTGATGCGGGCAATCTTGCAAAAGAAAGATGCGGCAGAAATCAAAAAAATTGCTTCGTATTACGATTATCTGGAAATTCAGCCTCTGGGGAACAATCGGTTTATGCTGAAAAACGGTGAGGTTTCCAACGAACAAGAATTGATCGATATGAACCGGCACATTGTCTCTCTTAGTAAGGAACTTGGTATTCCTGTCGCGGCTACCTGTGACGTCCATTTTCTTGATAAAGAAGATGAAGTCTACCGAAGAATTTTGATGGCCGGGAAAGGCTTTGCCGATGCTGATGAGCAGGCTCCGCTGTATTTCAGGTCAACGGACGAAATGCTCAAGGAATTTGCTTATCTTGATGATGAGGATGCCTATCGGGCGGTAGTCACAACACCGAGAATGATTGCTGAACAGGTCGCTGAAATCAAACCGTTCCCGGACGACTTTTTTGAACCGAAGATTGAAGGCGCTGCCGATAAAATCCGGGATATGACGATAACCAGAGCGTATGAGCTGTACGGCAATCCTTTGCCGGAAACGGTTCAGAAAACCTTAAATAAGGAACTGGATTCCATCATCGGCAACGGTTTTGCCGTGTTGTATCTGATTGCGCATCTACTCGTAAAAAGATCGAACGAGGATGGTTATCTGGTCGGATCAAGGGGCTCCGTCGGATCATCACTCGTCGCAACTTTTACCGGTATCACGGAGGTCAATCCGCTTCCACCGCACTATCGCTGTGCGAATCCGGAGTGTCTTTATTCAGAGTTTGTGACGGACGGAATCACCGGAGCAGGTGTGGATCTGCCGGATAAAGTATGTCCGCAGTGCGGCAGGGAACTGGTTAAAGACGGGCATGACATCCCGTTTGAAACCTTCCTGGGCTTTAAAGGAGACAAGGTTCCTGATATCGATCTAAATTTCTCGGGAGAATATCAGCCTAGAGCTATGAAATACACCGAGGAGATATTTGGCAAGGAAAATGTTTTCCGAGCCGGAACGATTTCCACGATTGCTGAAAAAACTGCCTATGGTTTTGTGAAGAATTACCTGGAGGAAAGAAAGGTCAAATACAATCAGACAGAACTGAACCGACTGGTCAGTGGCTGTACGGGCGTAAAAAGAACAACAGGACAGCATCCGGGAGGATTAATGGTTATCCCGAAAGAATGCGATGTCTTTGACTTTACCCCGTTACAAAGACCGGCCAACGACACCACTTCAGACATCATCACGACCCACTTCGACTACCATTCCATCTCCGGGCGTTTAACCAAACTGGACCTGCTCGGCCATGATGATCCGACGTCTATTAAAATGCTGGAGGACCTAACCGGACTTGATGCGAAGAAAATTCGGCTCGATGATGCGCAAACCCTCTCGCTCTTTTCGAGTACCGATGCACTTGGCGTGAATGCGGAGGAAATCGGTTCCACGACCGGAACACTCGGCATCCCGGAATTCGGCACAAAATTTGTAAGACAGATGTTGGAAGACACCAAACCTTCAAGCTTTTCCCATCTGGTTAGAATATCCGGACTTTCCCATGGCACGAATGTCTGGGTAGGCAATGCCCAGGACCTTGTCTTAAACGGGACAGCCGACATCTCTAACATTATTGCCTGCCGTGATGACATTATGATCTATTTGATTCAGATGGGACTTAATTCAAGCCATGCCTTTAAAATTATGGAGTCGGTCCGCAAGGGCAAAGGACTCAAAGATGAAGATATTGAGGCCATGAAAAAACAAAACGTTCCGGATTGGTATATGGACTCCTGTCAGAAAATCAGTTATATGTTTCCGAAAGCCCATGCTGTAGCATATGTAACAATGGCTTTCAGGATCGCTTGGTTTAAGATCAATTATCCTGAAGCGTTTTATGCAACCTTCTTTACCGTCAGGGCAGATGAGTTTGATGCGGAACTGATCTGCAGTGGTGTGAAAAAGTGCCGGGAGACTATCAAAGAAATTGCCGCTAAAGGCAATAATGCAACGGCTAAGGACAAGAACCTACAGACGATCCTTGAGATTGCGGTGGAAATGTACTGCCGGAAGATTAAGCTGCGCAAGGTTGATCTGTGGGAATCGGATGCGGTACGTTTTCAGGTAACGCCCAACGGGCTTCTGCCGCCACTGTCATCCCTGCAGGGAGTCGGTGAAACGGCTGCGGCGAGTTTGGTCAAACTCAGGGCACAGGGAGCGATCAAATCTGTTGAAGATATCCAGGCCCGGTCCAACGGGAAAATCAGCAAAACCGTCATTGAAACGCTTCAGCAGCACGGATGTCTGGAAGGGCTGCCCGATAAAAATCAACTGAGTTTGTTTTAA
- the rimP gene encoding ribosome maturation factor RimP has translation MSNSILNKVISLAEPLVMELGLELVDVEYVKEGAHWYLRLYIDKEGGVDIDDCAEVSHRINEVLDKENPIPQAYMLEVSSPGIERPLKKREDYIKYTGKLVSIHTTEVFREYNRFTGNLKGLADDQVILEYEGREIAIPLSLIEKAHLTFEF, from the coding sequence ATGAGCAATTCTATTTTGAACAAAGTTATAAGTTTGGCAGAGCCGCTCGTAATGGAACTGGGACTAGAATTAGTCGATGTCGAGTATGTTAAGGAAGGTGCTCACTGGTATCTAAGATTATATATTGATAAGGAAGGCGGAGTAGATATTGACGATTGTGCCGAGGTAAGCCATCGAATTAATGAGGTTCTGGACAAAGAAAATCCGATTCCCCAGGCCTATATGCTGGAAGTATCTTCTCCCGGAATTGAGAGACCGCTTAAAAAGAGAGAGGATTATATTAAATATACAGGAAAGCTTGTGAGTATTCATACGACAGAAGTGTTTCGGGAATACAACCGCTTTACCGGAAATTTAAAAGGACTGGCTGATGACCAGGTTATCCTAGAATATGAGGGGCGGGAGATTGCCATTCCTTTGTCGCTAATTGAAAAGGCCCATCTTACTTTTGAGTTTTAA
- the rseP gene encoding RIP metalloprotease RseP, with the protein MNGLFEILKTVIAFIVIFGVLVFVHEFGHFIIAKRSGIKVLEFAFGIGPKLFGFQGKETLYSVRILPLGGFCRFLSVEEVGEGEEGDQVSREELLARSFESKSIWKRMAVIVAGPLMNFILGAVLFVVAFAFFGVAVADNRNLIGEVSLGKPAATAGLAAGDRIIAINGTETPDWNSVTQQIHTNPGEKMSFTVEKADTKQIATIEITPVYDQELGKGLIGITPSYTMQKVSVLKSIQYGFMQTVEFTRQIFLYLIQMITGKAPVELSGPIGVAQVIGEGVKQGMSSLFTLAAVLSINFGVLNILPLPALDGGQLAVMTYEGIRRKPLSIEKKGWIQLTGFALLIALMIAVTYQDILRIITK; encoded by the coding sequence GTGAATGGTTTGTTTGAGATATTAAAAACGGTAATTGCTTTTATCGTAATATTTGGCGTTTTGGTATTTGTACATGAATTTGGGCATTTCATCATAGCCAAGAGATCGGGGATTAAAGTGCTGGAATTTGCTTTTGGCATTGGGCCAAAGCTTTTTGGGTTCCAGGGTAAGGAAACGCTTTACTCCGTCAGGATACTGCCTTTGGGAGGATTTTGCAGATTCTTAAGTGTTGAAGAAGTCGGAGAAGGGGAAGAAGGCGATCAGGTCAGCAGGGAGGAACTGTTGGCCCGAAGTTTTGAAAGCAAATCAATCTGGAAGAGAATGGCCGTCATTGTGGCCGGACCGCTCATGAACTTCATCCTTGGTGCGGTGCTTTTTGTGGTTGCTTTTGCCTTTTTTGGTGTAGCCGTAGCCGATAACCGGAACCTAATCGGTGAGGTGTCACTGGGTAAACCTGCAGCCACGGCAGGACTTGCCGCCGGAGACAGAATTATTGCGATCAACGGCACAGAGACTCCAGACTGGAATTCCGTAACGCAGCAAATTCATACCAACCCCGGAGAAAAGATGTCGTTTACCGTAGAAAAAGCGGATACGAAACAAATTGCCACGATCGAGATTACCCCGGTCTATGATCAGGAGCTTGGAAAAGGATTGATCGGGATTACGCCTTCTTATACCATGCAGAAAGTATCCGTCCTGAAATCCATTCAATATGGTTTTATGCAGACGGTAGAGTTTACTAGACAAATCTTCCTTTATCTGATCCAGATGATTACCGGCAAGGCCCCGGTTGAACTTTCGGGTCCGATTGGTGTCGCCCAGGTCATCGGGGAAGGCGTCAAACAGGGCATGTCATCACTATTTACCTTGGCTGCTGTGCTCAGTATCAACTTTGGTGTATTGAATATTCTGCCGCTGCCGGCGCTCGACGGTGGTCAGCTAGCCGTAATGACTTATGAAGGAATCCGGCGCAAGCCCTTAAGCATCGAAAAGAAAGGCTGGATCCAGCTGACAGGCTTCGCACTGCTGATTGCGCTGATGATCGCGGTGACGTATCAGGATATACTGAGGATAATTACGAAGTAA
- a CDS encoding translation initiation factor IF-2 N-terminal domain-containing protein, translating into MTNIRVHELAKELNISSKALMEKFNDIGVPVKNHLSAVSTEEAEKVKKVLTTTGESQKKEVSRPVKAAGAEEKVPARKRTEENAPPESFRNAEGHKTSQGQRPPGEMRPQGQRPPGEMRPQGQRSPGEMRPQGQRPPGEMRP; encoded by the coding sequence GTGACCAATATTCGGGTTCACGAACTGGCAAAAGAATTGAATATATCCAGCAAGGCTTTAATGGAAAAGTTTAATGATATTGGTGTACCAGTGAAAAACCACTTAAGTGCTGTATCCACGGAAGAAGCTGAAAAAGTTAAGAAAGTGCTGACCACGACAGGCGAATCACAGAAAAAAGAAGTAAGCAGGCCGGTTAAGGCTGCCGGGGCTGAGGAAAAAGTTCCTGCCAGAAAAAGAACCGAAGAAAATGCTCCCCCGGAAAGTTTTAGAAATGCAGAAGGTCACAAAACGAGTCAGGGACAAAGACCACCTGGAGAGATGAGACCACAGGGACAAAGACCGCCCGGAGAGATGAGACCGCAGGGACAAAGATCGCCCGGAGAGATGAGACCGCAGGGACAAAGACCGCCCGGAGAGATGAGACC
- a CDS encoding proline--tRNA ligase, with protein MKASQLLNPTLREVPAEAEVISHQLMLRAGFIRKAAAGIYTYLPLGLRVIKKIEQIVRQEMDAKGGQEVMLPIVQPAELWKETGRWDVYGPEMFRLKDRHDREFCLGPTHEEVITDLVRSEVRSYKQLPLLLYQIQNKYRDERRPRFGLMRGREFIMKDLYSFDRDPEGSRESYRKMYEAYERIFTRCGLTFRAVEADAGAIGGTGGTHEFMVLAESGEAAVVFCPDCDYAANVEKAECLPCPDADQDILVGWTGEVHTPGIKTIDQLADFLKVNKSSLIKTLLYKGDDRFILVLVRGDREVNEIKVNNKLGPFLNLRMADPEEVREVFNCEHGFIGPVGLKDVYIAADLEVAEMKHGVCGANKKDYHLLGVACGKDFIPAIIADLRMVAPGEPCPNCQSPLQEARGIEVGQVFNLGTKYSQALQATYLDDTGKEKVCYMGCYGIGVSRTMAAAIEQNYDENGIIWPMPIAPYHCIIVPVTLKDENVVATAERLYAELKAAGVETVYDDRDERPGVKFKDADLVGYPLRLTIGAKALAEGKVELYNRSTRQVELVEADRVCSLVTEIIKEACRV; from the coding sequence ATGAAAGCTAGCCAATTACTGAATCCGACCCTGCGGGAAGTACCTGCAGAAGCCGAGGTAATCAGTCACCAGCTCATGCTGAGAGCCGGATTTATCCGCAAAGCTGCAGCCGGGATTTATACATATCTTCCTCTGGGACTCAGAGTAATTAAAAAGATCGAGCAAATCGTGCGCCAAGAAATGGATGCCAAAGGCGGGCAGGAAGTCATGCTGCCAATTGTCCAGCCGGCTGAGCTGTGGAAAGAGACTGGCCGCTGGGATGTTTATGGTCCGGAGATGTTCCGATTAAAAGATAGGCATGACCGTGAATTTTGTCTCGGTCCTACGCACGAAGAAGTCATCACCGACCTGGTCAGAAGTGAAGTCCGTTCCTATAAACAGCTGCCGCTCCTTCTGTACCAGATTCAAAACAAATACCGTGATGAAAGAAGACCGCGTTTCGGATTGATGCGTGGCAGGGAATTTATCATGAAGGACTTGTATTCTTTTGACAGAGATCCGGAAGGTTCCCGTGAAAGCTACCGCAAGATGTATGAGGCTTATGAACGGATTTTTACACGCTGCGGACTGACTTTCCGAGCTGTCGAGGCGGATGCCGGCGCGATTGGCGGAACAGGCGGGACCCATGAATTTATGGTGCTGGCCGAATCCGGAGAGGCTGCGGTGGTATTCTGTCCTGATTGTGATTATGCCGCCAATGTTGAGAAAGCTGAATGTCTACCGTGCCCTGACGCTGATCAGGATATTTTGGTCGGTTGGACAGGCGAGGTCCATACCCCTGGTATCAAAACGATTGACCAGCTGGCCGATTTCTTAAAAGTCAACAAGTCTTCTCTGATTAAAACGCTTTTATATAAAGGCGACGACCGTTTTATACTTGTTTTGGTCAGGGGGGACCGGGAAGTTAATGAGATCAAGGTCAATAATAAGCTCGGGCCGTTCCTGAACCTTAGAATGGCTGATCCGGAGGAAGTCCGGGAGGTTTTCAACTGTGAGCACGGGTTTATCGGACCGGTTGGCCTTAAGGACGTCTATATTGCCGCGGACCTTGAAGTAGCTGAGATGAAGCATGGAGTCTGCGGAGCCAATAAAAAAGATTATCATCTGCTCGGTGTCGCTTGCGGAAAGGATTTTATTCCTGCCATAATAGCAGACCTCAGAATGGTAGCACCGGGTGAACCCTGCCCGAATTGCCAGAGCCCGCTCCAAGAAGCCCGTGGGATTGAAGTTGGACAAGTCTTCAATCTTGGCACGAAATACAGTCAGGCCCTTCAGGCAACCTACCTCGACGATACAGGTAAGGAAAAGGTCTGCTATATGGGCTGCTATGGGATAGGCGTCAGCAGAACCATGGCTGCCGCCATTGAGCAGAATTATGATGAGAACGGAATTATCTGGCCGATGCCGATTGCCCCGTATCATTGTATTATCGTCCCGGTTACCTTAAAGGACGAAAATGTCGTTGCCACTGCTGAACGGTTGTATGCAGAATTAAAGGCAGCAGGGGTCGAGACAGTATATGATGACAGGGATGAACGTCCGGGTGTAAAATTCAAGGATGCAGACCTTGTTGGCTATCCTTTGAGACTGACGATCGGCGCCAAAGCACTCGCCGAAGGCAAAGTTGAACTGTATAACAGAAGCACCCGGCAAGTCGAGCTGGTTGAGGCCGACCGCGTTTGCAGTCTTGTAACAGAAATTATCAAAGAAGCCTGTCGTGTCTAG
- the ispG gene encoding flavodoxin-dependent (E)-4-hydroxy-3-methylbut-2-enyl-diphosphate synthase, with translation MPWMARSDGSRRAQQPRSGIVAHRLAQDKLRQNRRVNRLKRRITREVKIGSVAIGGSNPVVIQSMTNTDTRDVQATLNQIRHLAEIGCEVIRTAVLNEQAALALKDICSLSPIPVVADIHFDYRLALKAVANGVHGLRINPGNIGERWKVQEVINAVRERNIPIRIGVNTGSLEKEILEKYGGPTAEGMVESALGHVGILEQEGYHHIKISLKSSHVPLMIDAYRMIADRVDYPLHVGVTEAGTVRSGVIKSAIGIGTLLAEGIGDTIRVSLTGDPAAEIPVAQQILRVLDLKKGGFELISCPTCGRTQVDLVHLAEEVERRLEALPAPSEKVSIAVMGCVVNGPGEAREADFGIAGGKGRGLLFARGEVIAQLPEEELIQALIEKIEDDLSLSERL, from the coding sequence ATGCCATGGATGGCAAGGAGCGACGGGTCACGGAGGGCACAACAGCCGAGAAGCGGCATTGTGGCCCACAGACTAGCCCAAGATAAACTACGTCAAAATAGGAGGGTTAATCGATTGAAACGTAGGATTACGCGAGAAGTGAAAATCGGATCGGTGGCGATTGGCGGTAGTAATCCGGTCGTGATTCAGTCGATGACCAATACGGATACCCGGGATGTTCAAGCTACCCTCAATCAGATCAGGCACCTGGCGGAAATTGGCTGTGAGGTTATCCGGACGGCTGTCCTAAATGAGCAGGCTGCGCTTGCCTTGAAAGACATCTGCAGCCTTAGCCCGATTCCGGTAGTTGCGGATATTCACTTTGACTACCGACTTGCACTTAAAGCCGTTGCAAACGGGGTTCATGGGCTCCGAATCAATCCGGGAAATATCGGTGAGCGCTGGAAAGTACAAGAGGTTATCAACGCGGTCCGCGAAAGAAATATCCCGATCCGGATCGGAGTCAATACCGGATCTCTGGAAAAGGAAATCCTTGAGAAATACGGCGGACCGACCGCGGAAGGAATGGTCGAAAGCGCATTGGGCCATGTCGGCATCCTGGAACAAGAAGGCTATCATCATATCAAGATTTCGCTGAAATCATCTCATGTTCCGTTGATGATCGACGCTTACCGCATGATTGCAGACCGGGTGGACTATCCGCTGCATGTCGGGGTAACTGAAGCCGGTACGGTCAGATCCGGGGTGATAAAGTCTGCGATCGGCATTGGAACGCTTCTGGCTGAAGGCATCGGCGATACGATCAGAGTATCGCTGACAGGCGATCCTGCAGCAGAGATTCCAGTTGCCCAGCAGATTCTGCGGGTATTGGATCTCAAGAAAGGTGGATTCGAATTGATCAGTTGTCCGACCTGCGGCAGGACTCAGGTGGACTTAGTTCATCTCGCTGAGGAAGTAGAACGGAGACTTGAAGCGTTACCGGCACCATCCGAGAAGGTCTCCATCGCCGTAATGGGCTGTGTGGTCAATGGCCCTGGGGAAGCCCGAGAAGCTGATTTTGGCATTGCCGGAGGAAAAGGCAGGGGGCTGCTTTTTGCACGAGGTGAGGTTATCGCGCAGTTACCTGAGGAAGAGTTAATACAGGCCTTGATAGAGAAAATTGAAGACGATTTAAGTCTATCAGAAAGACTCTAG
- the nusA gene encoding transcription termination factor NusA produces MNMEFIEAIHELEKEKGISTEILFEAIEAALISAYKKNFSSLQNVRIHIDRLNGEIKVYARKNVAEMVDDQRTQISLEEAKKIDSNYSIEDIVEFEVTPRDFGRIAAQTAKQVVVQRIREAERGLIYDEYINREGDIVTGIVQRYEQRNVIVDLGKVEAVLPASEQNPGENYQSFERIKAYVVEVKKTTKGPQILLSRTHPGLIKRLFELEVPEIHDGIVEIKAVAREAGARSKIAVYSKDKNVDPVGACVGPKGSRVQNIVNELKGEKMDIINWSADPTEFVSNALSPARVLGVYPRYEDKVTLVVVPDYQLSLAIGKEGQNARLAAKLTGWKIDIKNETQALAQNLIPEDIYQDEEYEGEYYEQAYEPYEEGEYADYEEGSYDNYVEGEYEESEEYQEYDEGYQDYTEEEYDEYDGGSYQEYEDSQYYDEYDEYDESAEYNDDENVRHENSDADVSYSELESPADEASQVDKQQETEKPKKKAKSSSKKK; encoded by the coding sequence ATGAACATGGAGTTCATTGAAGCAATTCACGAATTAGAAAAAGAAAAAGGTATTTCGACAGAGATATTGTTTGAAGCGATTGAAGCTGCTCTGATATCGGCATATAAAAAGAACTTTTCCTCTTTACAGAATGTAAGGATCCATATAGACCGCTTGAATGGAGAAATCAAAGTATATGCCCGCAAAAACGTTGCGGAAATGGTGGATGATCAGCGTACCCAAATATCATTAGAAGAAGCTAAAAAAATTGATTCGAACTATTCCATTGAAGATATTGTTGAATTTGAAGTCACTCCGCGTGACTTTGGCCGCATCGCAGCGCAGACTGCCAAGCAGGTTGTTGTTCAAAGAATACGCGAGGCTGAACGTGGGTTAATATACGATGAATATATCAATCGTGAGGGAGATATTGTCACTGGCATCGTCCAACGCTATGAACAACGCAACGTCATTGTCGATCTTGGCAAGGTGGAGGCTGTATTGCCTGCCTCAGAGCAGAACCCTGGAGAGAACTACCAATCCTTTGAAAGAATCAAGGCCTATGTTGTTGAAGTGAAGAAAACTACAAAAGGTCCCCAAATCTTGCTTTCCCGTACCCATCCTGGATTGATCAAACGATTGTTTGAGTTGGAAGTTCCAGAGATTCATGATGGAATTGTAGAAATCAAGGCTGTTGCAAGGGAAGCAGGTGCACGGTCGAAAATTGCCGTTTACTCGAAAGACAAAAACGTTGATCCGGTCGGAGCGTGTGTTGGACCGAAGGGCAGCAGGGTGCAGAATATCGTGAATGAACTGAAAGGCGAAAAAATGGACATCATCAACTGGTCAGCTGATCCGACTGAGTTTGTGTCCAATGCGCTTTCCCCGGCCAGAGTTTTGGGCGTTTATCCACGGTATGAAGACAAGGTGACGCTGGTGGTCGTGCCGGACTATCAATTATCACTCGCGATCGGGAAAGAAGGACAGAACGCCAGACTGGCCGCGAAGTTGACCGGCTGGAAAATTGATATTAAGAACGAAACGCAAGCGCTTGCTCAGAATCTGATCCCGGAAGACATCTATCAGGATGAAGAATATGAGGGTGAATACTATGAGCAGGCGTATGAGCCCTATGAAGAAGGCGAATATGCAGATTATGAGGAAGGATCCTACGACAACTATGTAGAAGGCGAGTACGAAGAATCTGAAGAATACCAGGAATATGATGAAGGTTATCAGGACTACACTGAAGAAGAATACGATGAATATGATGGCGGGAGTTATCAGGAGTACGAGGACAGTCAATACTACGATGAATACGACGAATACGACGAATCTGCAGAATATAATGACGATGAAAATGTTCGGCATGAAAACAGTGATGCTGATGTGTCCTATTCAGAATTAGAATCACCTGCTGATGAAGCCTCCCAAGTAGATAAACAGCAGGAAACAGAGAAACCCAAAAAAAAGGCCAAGTCTTCAAGCAAGAAAAAATAG